In Suncus etruscus isolate mSunEtr1 chromosome 9, mSunEtr1.pri.cur, whole genome shotgun sequence, the genomic window CCCAGGTCCCATAGGCTTGGGGCTCAGCAGTGCACTTGCTGGAAACCCATGTCCAAGCGGCTGTGAGTTCTGGCCGGGAAGGCCGCTTGGATGCACAGGAAGATTGTAGTttgcccccaacccccacccaggACATATCCAACTGGGGAACTCagagcccaccccaccccacccccatagcACCCATGTGTCTCAGAAGCCTTCGCTGCCTCCTGCTATCCCAAGGCCAGAGCCCTACAACTCGTCCCGCATCTTGTCCCCCTTAGGCCGGACCAGGCGTCCAATGAAGAGCAGAGAGCCACTCTGGGTGTCTCGGACCAGGAAGATGAAGGGGTGGTCAGCGTAGAAGAGTTTGGGGCTGCGGAGCTCCTCACGTCCGTAGATGTCCTGGTCAAAGGGGTTGCCCTCCGTGTCCAACTCAAAGGCAGTGGCATGGAACACGCTGGCCAGGTACAGGTCCTTCTTGCCTGACATGCGCGACAGGTCAGCCTTGTTCTTGTCGATGGCTTCGGTCAAGCCCAGGCCGGCCAAGTGTTTCTGTGGGAGCAGATGGAGGCAATGAGGGGGCAGGCTCTTGGGTCCTCATCCTCAACCACAACACCTACCACCTCCTCTGGTCTGTCCCTGGTAAAGAACATCACCAGAGCCACCCGAGTCTAAACATGCTACAAGCAAGAGCTCCATCTTCCACTTTCCGACTGTTGTTGCCAGTCACCCTGCCAGCTGCTTCTAGGGCTAATTCTCAGAAAAAGGAACAGAGGCCTGAATATACATGACCAAATTTCTCTCTGGTTTCGCCAGGATTTTTTCCAAGTGTGGCATAAACAGTCTGTGTGGACACCCTCGAAGCTTCTGTGACAGGCACATTCCCCACCTTAGCCTGAACTCAGAGCTGCAGAATCCACACCTCTGTGGCTAGGCCCAGGAAATCTCCATGCTGGGgcactggagagttagtacagcgaGTAAGAACTTTTCCTTGCAGGTGactggtctgggttcaatccctggcatcctatatggtctcccaagtatagccaagagtgatacctgagagcagagtcaggagtaaaccttgaataaaaataggtgtgtgtccccacccaaaaaaaatctcaaggtcAATCTGGTACACTTGAATAGAGAAAACTGCTCTAAGGAAAGTGATGTCACCCCTACTCTGGAGATATTCTGGGACAATATCACAGAGTGGTGTTGAAAATCACACTGTACCAGTTGGTGAAGCTCCTGACCTTCAGTAATCAGTCATTGGACATACCTCAAAAGGGAGATGATGTCCCAACCTGTCAGGCAGCCAGAACAAGATGACAGGCATGGCATGAAGCCAGATATATGAAGAGTTATAGACACACTGGCATAGCCTCAGTCCACCAGGTGCAAAAGAAGGCTGATGCTGGTCCTTCTGAAGACTTGAACACACACCACATGTTTAGCAGGCCTGACCTGGCAGGCAGCAGGCACTGAGTATATTTAGCTGGTGACGTTCTGGCCATCTCCCAAGGAAAGGGTGTGGGCCACCTCTTCTAGTTGGGCTAAGGCGGAGTTCAGTTCTGCCTGCACACCCAAAGAGGCTAAGAACAGACCTGCTAAGCTGCTGGAAGGATAACCCTACCCCTGCTCCATGCCCTACAGGCTGAGGGAGTGCCTGCTCACCTGCAGATCATGGGTCACCTCTACTGCCCCCTTGGGCAAGGAGATGGCCACCGCCCTCTTCTGCAGCTTCCCCAGCCAGGTCTTCAGCTGCTCCTGAGTCAGCAGCTTTTCTAGGCGCTCCAGGGGTTCCACATGGTGGGGCATGAGGATGATGAGGCTGGAGAGTTTGTGGGCCAGGGGCATCTCCACAATTTGCAGCTTTTCATTCTCATCATCATAATAGTTGTAGAGGCCTGGGGGGAGAGCAGGGAGCAGAGGACACTGAGAATGGTGCAAGTCAGGGAGGCCAAGGCCCTGCCCTATGACCTTAGTTGATTTTCTGTGGCTCTTCTTCTGCAAAGCACCTACCTGTCCGGTGCATCATCGTGACGCCCACAGTATAGGAACGGGTCACCATGAATCCTCGGTTATCCACCATCTTGTGGTGAAATTTCTCGTCCCAGTGAGCTGTAGTAAGAAGAAcataagtggggctggagcaatagtagagtggtagggtgtttgccttgtgcaatcCCAGTTTAAAtacccaacaccccatatggtcctctgagactgttaggaatgatccctgagcatttctgagtgcagactccACCCTCCACCCTTGATATTCCAGCACAGGGCCAAGATGCACACACTGAGTGTGGGTCCTCAAATAATGAGTGtgggtctttttaaaaaaatgaaataaatgccccTTCCACATACAATCAAGTCCATACACCTCCCAAATACCCATCTTGGATCTGTCCCTGCCACAGGCCAAGTCTGGGTTTCTGTCTTTGGGCCTCACCTGAAGCCTCTCTCCCTACTGAGCACCCATCTCAGAATATGCGCTCCATGCTTTACAGGTCAAACAGTGTTTCTTGTTTAGGGGTCAACCAGTCTGAGCCTGACTCTACCAATGATAGGCATCTCAGTGTAGCCACCACTGTGACCACAGCTAGCCTCTATCCTGTCCTCCCAGCCTTCCTAAGGGATCTGGGTCCTAGACAGAGTGTATCTTAACAATACTTTCAATTCTTGAGACAggaaagagtacagtggatagggaacttgctttgcatgtagccaattagagtttgatctctagcatcccataatcccatatggtcccctgagcactgccaggagtgatactgaatgcagagccaagagtaaccctggagcactgccagatatggcccaaactgCCACTACCCACCCACAAAAAGAGACCATTCTCCACTCTTGACGGCAACTCCTAACTCTGGAGGCATAGAAACAAATCCCAAATGCATGCTTGAAAGTAATATAAGTCCTTCCTAAGTCACGACCTGTGTTCAAGCTAGTCCAGGTTTGGGCAGTGAGTGATGGTAAGACCTTTCATTGCTCCTGCCTTGCACCCCAAACTGGTAAAAGAGGAAGCCCTCAAATTCACAGCACAATAAGAGGATCAGTGCTCACCACATAGTACTAAAATATGACTTGACCCCAATAGAACCTTCATCTCAAAATAGATAAGCCTGGATTCTGGTTCTTTGATCTTGCTGAGCCCCAGTTTCCTCATTGTTGTTATGCTTTGAGGGTTAAGAATAGTTTCAGGGGCCGGCAAGGCagcgctagaagtaaggcatttgccttgcaagcgctagccaaggaaggaccgtggttcgatcccccggcgtcccatatggtccccacaagccaggggcaatttctgagtgcttagccaggagtaacccctgagtatcaaacgggtgtggcccaaaaaacaaacaaaaaaaaaaaacaacaaaaaaaattccaggtGTGGGGTGATAGAGATGTGTGGCAGCACAGACAACTCAAGGAGCTCCATTACACTATTGGGAGCTCTAGGCCTCATCCCTGCACCTCATGATCCTCGAGCTCCATGCCCTCTTCAAAATAGACCCCAAGTGTGCGCACCTTGTCCCAGCACTACTGAGAAATGACTGATGGGTGAATTTTATTGATATTCCACAGCacgcttttttttgtttgtttcttttggggacaCATAGCAGTGCTCCAGGCTATctcctgcactcagggaccatccATGGCAGGGAGCAGGGtgttcatatggggtgccagacatcaaacctgggtttggctatgtgcaaagcaagtgctctacctactatactatcactgaCCCCAATCCACAGCACTTTGAAACTATGAAACTATGAAGCTCCTTCTGATAGTACTGAATCCAtctctcctttcttatttttattttggctgtGTCAAGGGTCTTATTGGAGAGGGTGGAattgcaccacacacacacacacacacacacacacacacacacacacacacacacacacacacacacacacacacgtgctcaggcctgttcctggcagtgctgggggaccatagcaGTGCTAGATCAGTCCTATAAAAAAGAAGCCCTCTCTGATCCACGACCTACTCCTGGGCCTCACAAGAGCAATGAAAGCCCTCTATTGCTGAGCTACATCCTGCGTATAGTTTCTAGCAGTTGAAAGGAACATAATTCTCAAGCAGAAGGTGAGATGAGAACAGGAATACTGCTAACACCACTCTCAAGAAAGTCTCAAAGCCCTCACCCTGGCCCCAACCATCCCTTGAGACTCACGCTTGAAGAACATGGCGTTAACCAGCAGGGCACCGTCCGTGCGCTCCACGTCCTTGGTCACCTCTGGCAGCTTGCCGTCGGTGGTCTGCGAGGCCCATTCATTGATAGACTTGAGGGCGCTGCGCTTGTCGCGGAAGTTGATCTTGGAGTGCTCGCAGTTGTAATGCTGCTTGCTGCTGCGCACGAAGTCCTCGGCGAAGCTCACCGAGCTGGGCCCGTAGAGGCGGCTGCCCAGCTTCCAGGTCACGTTGCGCGCTGTGTTGTTGCTGAGCGAGCGTAGCAGTTCCCCCAGGCCGGTGTGCACCTCTTCATCACGCAGCTTCTCGGCACTCAGCACGGCCTTGGCTTGGGATGCAGTGGTAGCTTTGCCACCCAGCGACACGAGCCCCAGGGACGAGGCCACCACCACGGGAGACAGAAGGATGTTTTCCACCGCCTGGTCCTTGGCCATGGCCTGATACAGGTTGAAGGCTAGGCCCAAGCTGCGCTCAGCCAGCGAGGTCGCCTTGGGGCTCAACTTCTCTGAGGTGCCCGGTGCTGCCGCTGCAATGGGTTTCTTCACCTCAGCggccagggccagggccaggAGGCAGAAGGTGTTGATGAGCAGGAGGCAGCGCATGGTTGGGAGGTGGCTGGGATGCTCCACGAAGACCTGTGAgggctgcagagagagagagagagagtgcagccCTGAAGCTCTGGCACCCTTCCCACTAACTCCCTAGATCTTTGGCCACCATCAGCTTGTCAAGAGATGGGAGTAAGAGCGCTCACCCCCAGTTCAAGAAGCTCAGACTTAAAAGTCAGTGTTGTTCAGATTGGGAGTCTACTTTCACAGCAATGGTCCTTGCACTCCCAGTTTAAGTTTCCAACAAGTCACCCCTCTATCCACAGCTAGTGCTGTCTTATGCTGAACTTACATTCCACTTACACTCATGCATATAATGTATTACTTCTACCCCGAACTAGTTAGTCCGTGAGTGCCAAAACTGGAAATCTTGCCAGCTCAGGCTCTAAAGCAGAATTTCTCAACTAGGGCCCCCTATGTGACCCTACAAGTGCCCAAGATATTCCAAGTGAAAATTCAACAAATGGGAACCATGGCACAAGACTAGGGGGACCAACAGGCAGGCCAGGTAACAGGTTGATAAACTGCTCCAAGCAGCACATTTTCAAGTTCATTGCACATGGGAGTTAGCTGAACTAACTTCAAATTATTGACTGCACAGTTGGCCcatccaggttccattcctggtatcATAGGATCCTTGAGtggttgccaggagtgaccactgaggaCAGTCAGGAGCAGCCTCtgggcattaccaggtgtggcctctcaAACAAATACTGAAACCTGAGTCCCACCCACAGAAATGATTCTGGTACCTAGCATAGTTGTGCCCCCACTCTCAACCCTTTTATTAGAATTATTAGAAAGACAAGgggtggggcggagagatagcacagctgtggggcgtttgcctcgaatgtggccgacctggagggacctggttcaactcctggcatcccatatgggcccccagcctagcaggggcaatttctaaggcagagccagaagtaatccctgagcgctgccaggtgtgacccaaaatcaaatcaaTCATTCAATAAATgaatcttaaaacaaaaaataaagacatcagaATTTTAAAAGATCTCCATGTACTTCTGCTAAGATGGAAAGTTGGAGCCTGGGCTCTAACTTCCCACTGTCAAACAGACAACAGGCTTCAGCTATTCCAGAAAGACCAGTAGCCGAACCTGGGCTTCAGCAGTGTAAAGATTCTCTGGTATGCAGGTAGCTAGGTACAGGGGCCACCTGAGGCCCAGGTATGGGAAAAAGGCTGTTCAATGGGTGATATGCCGGTCTCCTCGCCCAGGCTGTCATTCAACTCTGGGATGTTAATGAGTCACAGGCAGGCTTGCTCATTAAACAGAGGGAGCCCAGGGGCTCATCAAGGTGGACTGGGATGTGAGCATCATTCAGAGCCTGTCATCCTTCTCCAAGTAGTAAGCAACTATGTCCTCAAGACTGAGGCTTAGGTCTCCCTCTTGGGAAGGACTTATCTGTCTATACTAGGAAATCCCCCCAGACAAAAGCTGCATAGTGGGGGAAATTCCGGAGAGGAaggatgctggggggggggggagggtaagTCTCTAATGGAGCTGCCTTCTGTGTCCCCAGAGGCACGGCAGCTACACATGTGCATCCTCCCAGATGCAGGATTCCAGGAGAGTCCATTTCCATATGGCTTGGGGGCTGCCCTTGGCCCCTTCCCAAACATATGTAGCAATATTTAGAAAAACACCCCCTTCTCCTCTTGAGGGGTCCTCCAGTAAAGCCATTCTGACTAGGTCATCCTCTTCACTCCACGCCTTTGGATCCGTGACCAGAGAGAAGGTAGAGTTTGAAGGGGGCTGGGATTTAGAGATCTCTGAAAGATCCACCATATCCTCCTAAGACTCCAGGTTGCTGTAGGAAGGCTGCATTTGGGGTCAACACCAGTCAGGCCCCCTCTTGGGGAGAGATGCATGTTGGGGGCAAGCCACTGAGACCACAACTGCAGGGGGTGGGGGCACTGGAGAGATTAGTCCTGAAGTGCAGATgacaggatgagagagagagagagagagagagagagagagagagagagagagagagaggaggggaggggaggggagagagaggagggagagagagaggagagagaaagaggagagaggggagaggggagagaaaggagagagagaaagagaggagaggagagaggagggaagagagagcgagagcgaggagaggaggggagagagaagagagacagaaagagaggagagagagaaagggaggagagaggggagaggggagagaaaggagagagaaagagaggagaggagagaggagggaagagagagcgagagtgaggagaggaggggagagagaagagagacagaaagagagaggagagagaaagagaggagagagaggagaggaggggagagaggggagagaaaggagagagaaagaaagaggagaggagagagaggagagagagagagagagagagagagagagagagagagagagagagagagagagagagagagagagagagagcatcttCTGGTCATATTGCTCCCTGGCTCTTTATCAGGCCTGGAGCTTCAAAGGCAGAGGGAACATTACAGTTGTAGAAACAAggacatttatttaaagaaaaaaatggagcacTAATTATGCCAAGTATGGTTCCCATACTTAAAGGCCATCTTTGGTCCAATGTAGCTAATGCCAGAGATCAGGCCGCCAGCATCCTCTTGAGAGTGAGAAAGATGGAGCCTGGCTCTCAGCCCTGCCACGTGGCAGCTCCATCTTCACAGCCCCCACCTCCAACCAAGCCAACCTCAACAGGCTGGGAGGAGCTTTTCTAAAATCGCTCCAAATGACTAGTTTGGGATTCCTCAGGCAGCCACGCAGCTATGCGCCTGCACCAGTGACGTGGCAGATTGAAACTGAATTAGCAGAGGCGGGGAGGGCTTCCAGCCTGGAAAGCAGAAGCCCTGGGTTCAGGCCTCAGGGATGCAGTGATGGAACTATGGGTCTCTGCAGGGAAAGGGCTGCCCAATCTGTCAATCCAACTGCGAGAACCCAGGCAGGCAAGTCACTGCAAGTCAGCCAGCCTCAGGCCTGCCAAGCTAGCTTCGTAGAAATCCCTGCCCTTAGGTGAAAGTTAAGagtctctccagtccccagagaAACATCCCCTCCCATTAGAGAGCAGGTCTGCTCAGAGCTAGCCTGGTTCAGGCAGATTAGACTGGGGGTTCTGCAAGAAAAAAGATAGTTGGGGGGGACGCTTCCAGAGTCTCAGAACACTTGAGGAGTCTAAAGTACCTTGAAACTGCCTCAGGGGGAGATCAATGCCTGCCTTTTTCATtctgaaagaaaacagaagagtgACGGCGGGGAGGCACGAAGGCTTGGGATCCCTGGGTACAAAAGGCAACCACTCTCAAATTAGCTAGACTCTTGGAGTTCATTCACTTTACTGTAAGGAGGATGAGCAAGTGGGGTGGGCGCAGAACACCCCTTAATGCCACTGGCTCCTAAAAGCACCCGGAGAGCAACCCCAGGACAAGCTGTGTGCCCTTTTACAAAGGTAGAAAATCACTGTTAGAACCCCAGGACCGGAGACAAAAGAGAGCTGGAGATTCAACTCGGGAGGAGGGTGGAGGAGGGTGTAAGAGGGTGGGTGGGTCGAGCCTCGGAGACAGGGAGGGTGTGGCCCCAGCCAGTGACTTGCTGGAGCCTGAGCCCCTCACCCCGCTCCTAGGCCCAGCAGCCCAGAGGGAGCAGCGGGAAGCGGGGGAAGAGGAGGAGCCTGGCCCTCAGGCCCAGCTGGAAGTGGCTTCTTTCTTCCTCGCAGCCTGGGGAAAGTCTACACAGGGGGCTGGGACTTGGACTTCTTCAAGTAGTTTATACCCCGCAGTGACTCCAGGAGCCGGGCAGCGGTGGGCAGGGTCCTGTCGGGAACTCAAAACCTTGTGGGGGACTGCAGATCCCGTAGTCTCCACACCCCCTTTTAGTGGGGGAAGTCGAGGGAGACTTTGCTGACCATCAACCTATGGACATAGACGGACCAGAAGGAGGCCCCCACTGGTCTCCCAAACCCCCCAAGGACAAACCCCCTAGGAAGAATCAAGATCACTTCACCTTCTTTCCTACTCTAATTTCATGAGACACTGAGGCCCCCAACACGACCTGCACGGGGGTTGGTTCTGCAATCTCTGCGGACCTCTAGTCTCAACCCCAGAATCTCTGTCCCCACCCTAGATCTGTAGAACTGGTCTGGGTCCCCTGCCCAGGGATGGGGCGCCCcatcttctttcctcccctcccctacaTTTGGGGCACGGATCTCTGAGCATCTCAGGCTGATCCCGGGGTCTTCAGCCATTGCTACCCCTGCCAAAACTTCTAAGGTTGGAAAAGGGGTGTCTCTGCAGCTTTTCGGGGACCATCCCAGTGTCCAGCTCCCATTCCATCCCGCCTCCGCcctatgtgccttttagccaggATTCTCGATTCTGGATCCTGTAGCTGCCCCCAAGTGCAGAGAACTTTTTTCAGCTGGAAGATCGGGACCACCTCTAGGTGACCCCAACCCTCCCGGAGCACCCCTTCCCCAGGCCGCGCCCGCCCCTCACCTGGGCCTGCCAGGCAGACGCCGAGACCCGAACCAGTGCTGGAGCAGCCGACGGATTCCACTCTCGGCAGCTCCCCCCGCTCCCCTTAC contains:
- the SERPINH1 gene encoding serpin H1; its protein translation is MRCLLLINTFCLLALALAAEVKKPIAAAAPGTSEKLSPKATSLAERSLGLAFNLYQAMAKDQAVENILLSPVVVASSLGLVSLGGKATTASQAKAVLSAEKLRDEEVHTGLGELLRSLSNNTARNVTWKLGSRLYGPSSVSFAEDFVRSSKQHYNCEHSKINFRDKRSALKSINEWASQTTDGKLPEVTKDVERTDGALLVNAMFFKPHWDEKFHHKMVDNRGFMVTRSYTVGVTMMHRTGLYNYYDDENEKLQIVEMPLAHKLSSLIILMPHHVEPLERLEKLLTQEQLKTWLGKLQKRAVAISLPKGAVEVTHDLQKHLAGLGLTEAIDKNKADLSRMSGKKDLYLASVFHATAFELDTEGNPFDQDIYGREELRSPKLFYADHPFIFLVRDTQSGSLLFIGRLVRPKGDKMRDEL